In the genome of Pongo pygmaeus isolate AG05252 chromosome 9, NHGRI_mPonPyg2-v2.0_pri, whole genome shotgun sequence, one region contains:
- the NRGN gene encoding neurogranin, translating to MDCCTENACSKPDDDILDIPLDDPGANAAAAKIQASFRGHMARKKIKSGERGRKGPGPGGPGGAGVARGGAGGGPSGD from the exons ATGGACTGCTGCACC GAGAACGCCTGCTCCAAGCCGGACGACGACATTCTAGACATCCCGCTGGACGATCCCGGCGCCAACGCGGCCGCCGCCAAAATCCAGGCGAGTTTTCGGGGCCACATGGCGCGGAAGAAGATAAAGAGCGGAGAGCGCGGCCGGAAGGGCCCGGGCCCTGGGGGGCCTGGCGGAGCTGGGGTGGCCCGGGGAGGCGCGGGCGGCGGCCCCAGCGGAGACTAG